The following nucleotide sequence is from Nitrosopumilus adriaticus.
GAGCCTGTAGAATTTATTCAAAGCATAGATGAGATGGGATTTTGGCATGTAGCATTCAAAGTTGGACCAACATCACAAGGAGTTTTGAAAATTTCTGGCTTTGAGAAAGGATTGCCTCCAGAATTACCAAAAATCCCACAATGGATCAAAGTAAATACAGAATGGTGGATTACAAACCAAATCTCTGATTTAGAATTTCTTGAAGGAATAGATTTTTTGTTTGAAAAACAAATTATTTCAGTTCCTGAACGAGATGTGATTTCTGAATCTCAATGGAAAATTCCACAATGGGTAAAAGTCTCTGCTGAATGGTGGCAAGAAGAAAAAATATCTGATGATGATTTTTTAAATATAATTAAAAATCTTGTTCAAAGAAAAATTATTGTTGTGTAATTGGTACATTCGACGAATATTCCAGATCTATTTTATAAAAAAAATACAAATTAATTTCAATGCAAACAAAAACAAATGTACTAGTATTTTCACTAGCTGCAATTCTTTCTTTATCTGTTGTTGCAATGGGAGAACTTCCTCAAGCAATAGCAGACAAAGAACATGATGATGGTGAGAAAAAACTCAAATTCAAGAAAAAAGCAGATTTCACAGCTGACTGTGCTCAAGTTAATACTGGAGTGGGAACAGACTGGGGATGTAAAGCCTCATTTTGGCTTGACAAAAAAGGTGAAAATCTAAAGTACAAAATTCGTATCAACAATATGGATTTGACTGGATGGCAAACTATTGACGATGTTACCGATAATGTTGGAAAAGTTCATCTTCATACTGATGCTGATGGTCATGTCCTAAATGTATGGAAGGCACCTATAGAAGATGATGCCCAAATGAAAGCAATACCATCAAAGGGTATTCTAAAAGGCATCTATGACGATAGTGATGTTACATCTGATGAAGATGCAACAGCAGGTAACATTGGTCATCATGATACATCAAAACCACTAACTGCAAATCTTGATGATTTATGCAATGGTAGTTTTTTTGTTATGATTCATGAAGCTGCAGGTCCCGGTGTTCTAAAAGGATATCTTGATACAACAAAACAAGGCGAAAAAGCCTGTAACAAATTAGGTTTCTAAAACCTTTTTTTCTTTAGTTCATCCTACGAATGTACCAATTTTGTTTTTATCTATAATTTATCACCAGTATCACACAGGCCATAGTTAGGTGAGAAACAGTCGAGTCATCTAGTTTCTCATCTTATTTTTTTAAAAAAATTGAATAATCTTATTATACAAATTTCTATCAAACAAAATTACAAATGTTTCCATTAAGAGATGAGAATCCGACTGCACCTGGATTTCGGCCAACAGTAACTTATGGATTAATCATTATCAATGTTATAGTATTCTTTATCGAAGTCGCTTATACTGGTCAATTTTTTGACTTTACAAATCAAAATGCATTTAATTTGTTTTATAATTGGGGTGCCGTGCCAAGCTGCATTACAGGATCAAGTGTATTGAATATTGATTTTGGTTCTGGACCAATTAGTGTTTCATGTCCTCAAGAGCCCTATTTTTCTTTACTTAGCTCAACTTTCTTGCATGGTGGTTTGATGCATCTTGGAGGTAACATGTTGTTTTTGTGGATATTTGGTGATAATATCGAATACAAATTTGGAAAAATAAAATATCTTGGAATTTATTTAATGTGGGGAGTAACTGCTGGTTTAATTCACATTGCAGGAGATACTTCCAGTGCCATTCCTGCAGTTGGCGCATCAGGTGCAATCTCTGGAGTGTTAGGAGCATATCTGATAATTTTCCCAAGAGCTAAAATTCAGACGTTTCTAATGATGGGTTTCTTTTGGCGAATGCTGCATATTCAGGCTAAATGGTTCTTGCCTTTCTGGTTAGTTTTTCAAAATCTTTTACCATTCTTCATTGGAGGATTTGGTGTGGCAGGTGGTGGCGTAGCATATCTTGCTCACATTGGTGGATTTGTTGTAGGATTGGCAACAGGATATCTTTACAAAAAGACTCACAACTCAGAGTTTACTTATGGCACAAGATACGGATACAGACCAGATTATTGAACGAATAAATCTCCGAATCAATTTACAATTCTCATGCCGTTGATTACAGTATCAATGTATCCTGGTAGAACACAGGAACAAAAAGACGAGTATGCAAAAGCAATAACAAAATCTGCAGTAGAGATTCTAAAAACAAAAGAAAGTCACGTAATTGTTGTTTTTGAAGACAATCCTAAAGAAAATTGGTTTTTAGCAGGAAACCAACTTTAATTATTTTTAAAAATAATTGACTGGAAAGATTCCCCCAGTCAGGGATTGACATACACACTATGATCGGTTTGATTTTATTTATTCAAATTAGAATATGAAGAAAATGGTACATTTAGTGTTTGTACCAAGAGTTTATCCTTTTATTATGATTCAATTAATCAATTTCATGAAAGCTGCAGTTGTTCAATTCAAAGCATCAACTAACAAAGAAGATAATCTCAAAAAAATTGTTTCATATATTGAAAAAGCAGCTGCAAAAAATGCAACACTATGCGCATTTCCAGAATTTATGATGTTTTACACAAACTCTTCTCAGACTCCAAAACAACTTGCAAGTTTATCTGAGATGATTAATGGAAATTTTGTAACAACAATCGCAAATGCTGCAAAAAAAAATAATATCCAAGTTGTAGGCTCTTTTTATGAAAAGAGCAGAATAAAAGATCGTGTATATGACACTTCATTTGTTGTTGACAAATCAGGCAAAGTTATTTCTAAATATAGAAAAATTCATCTCTATGATGCATTAGGATTTAGAGAATCAGATAAAATGGCCTCAGGCTCTAAAATTGCAAAGCCTGTAAAGACTGATCTTGGAAAAATTGGAATGATGATCTGTTATGATTTAAGATTCCCAGAGATGTCAAGATCTTTAGCTGTTGCAGGCTCTGAGGTATTGATTGCACCATCAGCTTGGGTTAAGGGTCACATGAAAGAGGAACACTGGATTACAATTAACAAAACACGTGCAATAGAGAACGGCTGCTATGTCATTGCACCTGATCAAGTCGGAAATATCTATTGTGGAAGAAGTTTAGTAGTTGATCCATATGGAAAAATCTTACTTGATATGAAAAAGAATCAAGGAATAGGTTTTGTAAAGATTGACTTGAACAAGGTAAAACAAGTACGAAAAGATTTACCGTTACTTAAAAACAGAAGACCCGATGTTTATCCTACTTTGAAGGCTTGACTAGTCTGCTTTCACAATTAAAATTTGAGCATTGTTTAGTCCATTTTTGATTTCTTGAATATCGAAAAATTATCATAGGCCATCTGCAAACATCGCATGGACTTTTTGTTGCCCTTAGTCTTGCTTTTTGTAATAGTGGGGAAGAGGCCTTACATCCGCCATAAAAGTTAGAACAACCCATGAATCTTTTTCTTGTGGTTCTGGATCTGATTACCATTAGTTCCCCAAGATTGCACTGAGGGCATGATACAAGTCCGTTTTTTGGGGAATTTGTTCCAAGAATGATGTATTTTTTCTCTTTTGATGACCAAGAAAGGTATCCATTTGAATCCAAATACTGTATGATCTCTTTTTTGAAGATGCTAGTTTTTGACTTTGTAGTTTTTGCTATGTGTCTAACAACTGGTTTCTTGACCTGAACAGTTCTAGTTGATGATCTCTTTGATGTCTTCTTCAATGATGAATTTACTAAAACGATTTTTATAGGGACTTGGGTCAGTGACATTTGTGGAAAAGGTTTGCGTTCTTGGTGCTGGTAGTACCAAATATGGAAAATTATCTGAAAGTATAGCTGATATCACTACTCAGGCATCAGTTGCAGCCATAGATAGCGCAGGTATTTCACCAAAAGACATCAAAGCATCTTACATTTCTAACGTCTTTGGTGTTGCTGACAAACAGGTCCATATCGGTCCTGTCTTAATGAGTAGATTGGGAATTCCAGATAAACCATCATTAACAATAGAGTCTGCATGTGGAAGTGGCTCTGTATCTTTTAGAGAAGCATACGCAAATGTTGCAGCCGGATTTTATGATTGTCTTTTAGTTACTGGAGTTGAAAAAGTAACTCACACGGGAACTGAATGGACAACAACTTACTTTGCATATTGTTCTGACTTTTTCTATGAAGGTCAAGCTGGTGCATCATTTCCTGGATTGTTTGCATCAATGGCAAGAGCATATCTCAATGAGTTTAATGCAACTGAAGAAGACTTTGCAGCAGTTGCAGTAAAGAATCATGACAACGGTGTTCTTAATCCAAAAGCTCACATGCAAAAGAAAATTACAATTGAAGATGTAATGAATTCTGCAGTGGTTGCTAGTCCTCTAAAACTTTATGATTGCTGCCCATTCTCTGATGGTGCAAGTTCTGTTATTCTTTGTTCTGAAAAGTTTGCAAAAGAACATGGTGGTGACTATGTTGAGGTAATTGGTTCTGGAAGAGGTGGTTCACCTGCAGCATTGCAAGGACGTGAACACATGACAACTATTCCAAGTACAAAGATTGCAGCAGCAGACGCATACAAAATGGCAGGAATTACAGCAAAGGATGTTGACTTTGCAGAAGTTCATGATTGCTTTACAATTGCAGAAGTTGTTGACACTGAAGACTTGGGATTCTTTGAGAAAGGAAAAGGTATTCAAGCTGTTCGTGAAGGTAGAACAAAATTAAATTCTGACATTTCTATTAATCCATCAGGTGGTCTAAAATCAAAAGGACATCCAATTGGTGCAACAGGTGTTGGACAAGTAGTAGAAGTATTTGATCAACTAACCGGAAAAGCTGGTGCAAGAACTGTTAAAGATGCAAAAATTGGTTTAACTCATAACTTTGGCGCAACAGGTGCAAGTTGTGCAGTTCACGTATTCCAAAGTGTGTAACATGACTATTGAAGAACAATTAATTGAATATGCCAAACAAGGCAAACTTGTAACTCACAAATGCACTAAATGTGGCTATCTTCATTTGTCAACTGCATATTATTGCCTAAAATGTGGCAGCCAAGGATTTGAGGATGTAGTTTTAGATGGTGCAGGCACAATTGCCACATACACCATAATTACTGTGGCCCCTGCAGGCTTTGAAAAATACACACCATATGCCTTTGTTGTGATGAAACTTGATGATTCTGATTTGAGAATTTCTGGATTTATGGCAGGAATTGCAACCCCTGAAGATCTTCCAATTGGAACTAAAGCCAAAATTACTGGTTTTGAAGATGGTTGTGGAATCATCATCAAAAAGCAGTAAAATTATTTGTTTGAATTATTAAAAAAAATCAGAACTGATTCTTAATTATTTTGTATTTCTGATCATCATCATGTCTGTTGAAATTACATGTGGTAAATGTGGGGAAAAGATCACAAATATGAAAATGCTAAAATCTCTAAAAGATGTTATGAATCCAACTAATGGAAAATGTCCATCATGTGGACAGAAACTTTCGACATCAGAGTTCTCACTTGATGTTCAAGAAAAATGATCTAAAAAGATCTAAGACGATCATTTTTTTAGATTTTTTTAAAAAAATAGCCATCCGAGTTTCAAATTATTTATCTGCAAATTATAAAACTGATCCAAAATGTTCAGAAATGATCTCGACACAAGTCTTATTTACTCCTTAGTCAAGAAAAAAAACATGAAAATGAGTGATGAGGATTTAGAATTAGATATTGATGTTGGCTTAGATGAAGACGATGACGATGATTTGGAATTAGAATCTGATCTGGACTCTGACTCTTCACCAAAGAGAAGCGGTATTTTACAATCTACATCAAAACGTGTCAGAATGATCTTCTCTGTAATGGCCAGTCCAAACAGAATTGATATTCTTAGAATCTTAAATTCTAAAGGACCATTAACTTATTCAGAGTTAAAATCTCTGGCAGGATTCAAGTCCAAAAAAGAGAGTGGAAAATTTGCATACCACTTGAGAAAATTACTAAGACAATCACTTGTTGCATTAAACAAATCTGAAAGACGATACACCATTACAAATCTTGGAAAACTTGTTTTGAGTTTGGCAAGGCAAATCGAAGAAAGATCAATTATTGAAAGTGGAAAAATGTATGTTAGAACATCACATCAATCAATTGAGGAATTTAATTCACACAAAATTATTCAATCACTGGTTCGTGAAGGAAGTCTCCCACTGGAGCTTGCACAAAAAATAACTGAAGAGGTTGAAAATAGAATTTACAAATATCAGACTACCTACCTTACAGGCTCACTTATCAGAGAAATGGTAAATTCTGTTCTCCTTGAGCACGGTCATGAGGAATACAGGAACAAACTTGCACGCCTAGGCCTGCCTGTGTATGATGTACAGGAGATGATCTCTAATTTAGATAATGTAGATAACGGTGCTGAAGGGCTTCTCTTTAACACAGGACAAAAAGTATTTGCTGAGCATTTACTTACAAACATCCTGCCAAAAGATGTAGCAGACTCTCATCTTTCTGGAGACTTGCATATCACGAATCCTGGAATTTGGTCTATGATTCCTGATACAATATTTGTAAACGTAAAAGAATTAATCGAAGATGGAATTAATCTTGGCGGAAAATATCTTGATGTATCAAGAATTCCTGCATCAAAACAACTTGACGAGATTACAAGCTCATTATCAATTGTTATAGCTCTTCTTTCAAAAGAGGCTTCACAAGAAGTTGTAATTGATGGTTTGGTGCAATTATTCACAAAACATTCAAAGTCACTTCCAGAACTAGAACAAAAACTCACAGATGCATTTGCAACAGCATCTACAACTGCCAAATATAACAAAACAAGTACAAAGGTTTCAATTAGATTGCAATTGGGAACTGATACAAAAATAATTAATTCAATTATTAATGCATACAAAAATTACACAAAGATTACACCTATTCCAAAAATTGGTTTGATAATTGATGCTGAGAAGGGAAAAATCACTGATGTTTCAGAATCAATAGCTGAAATAATTTCTATTGGCGGACACGTAATGTTTGCAAAGGGTCAAACTTCTAGCTCTGGTGTTACAAACGGATCTACAAAAATTACAGCTCCACTTTCAATAAACTTGGAATCCGTTTCAATCAATCTTCCAAGACTTGCATTTGAATCAAACAAAGATGAAACTTACTTTAGAGCAAGACTTGCATTGTTAATGAAACCTGCATTAGCATCTATGGCATTAAGAAAGAAAGAGATCTCAGATCTTACAAGAAGAGGACTGAATCCAATCCTTGCAAAGAATACGCAATACATGCAAAGAAGTTCTGTTTCACTTGTTGTAAATCTGGTAGGACTCAAAGAATCTGTCTTTAACATACTTGGATTCCAAGATAACAAAGAAGGACGTGATATTCTTCATAAGGTGATTGAAACCGCAGTTGATGTTGGAGCCAAAAAAGGCAAAGAGCTAGGTGATACTGTTGCAATCTGTATGACTGAAACTGAAGCATCCATCCGTTTTGCTACTCTGGATGGAGAAAAATATGGCAAAAATTCTGCCTTAAATTCAATGGAGGGTGACTCTTATTCCCAAGGAATAGTCATTAATGCCTCTGAAATTGCCAATCTTACTAACAAAAGTGAGCCTATAGCAGAGGCAAACAAGCTCTCAAAAATTCTAAGTGGGGGATTACTGGTCACTTTACAAATTGATAGTGATGCAAAGGTTGCAGATATCAAAAAAGCACTAGAGAAAACATCGTCCCTTACAACTTCTTTCAAGCCTGTAAGAAAAATTGCAATATGTGGTGAATGTGGATTCAAGGATGAGCCATTTGAGGACAAGTGTCCAAAGTGCAAGTCTCCATATGTTGTCTGAAATTCGTAAATGAAAAACTAGTTACGATCATTTTTCAAATCTTTTAGATCAGAATCCGATGTGGCGATCTTCGTAGTTACTGTGAAAGTTATGCCAGTATGAAATTCATAGTAGCGGTGTTAAAAAAATTGACTCATTAACGTGACGAGATCAAAACTTTTCGAGCACACAAGTTATATCCACATTGTTTCTAAGCATGGAGGGGAGATTATAATGGACAATTCACAAATTGAAAATACGATCAGTGAGATCCGTAAGCGCAGTGGCGCAGTAACGGCTTTCAATCAAAATAAAATTTCAAATGCCATTTTTCGGGCATTGGCCGCCACCTCTAAAGCCGATCGTGGTATGGCAGATCAACTAGCAGAAAATGTAGTAAACAAACTAGTTGAACAAGGATTTACAAGCAGTAGGACGCCTACTGTTGAGGATATCCAGGATATTGTAGAATCTACTTTAATTGATAGTGGAAATAGCGATATTGCAAAAGCTTACATCGTTTACAGACATGAGCGAAGAAAATTAAGGGAAGAGAAAATGAAGGTCTTGAATCTAAAGACGCTTGATCCTGTTTCCAAAAAGTTTGATTTGAATTGTCTTAGAGTTCTAGCATCAAGATATCTATTCAGAAATTCAAAAAATGAAATTATTGAATCACCAACTCAAATGTTTGAGCGTGTTGCAATTCTGGTAGGAATCGGTGATATTCTATATGATTCACAAGTATTTGATAAATCCGGAAATATCAAACAAGATGTAGAAGAAGCAAACTCTTATCTTGAAAAACTAGATGCCTTTGATTATAAATTCAAAGTAGGAAATTATTTCTTCAACAAGTGGCATTTTAGATCTTTAATCAACCACTACGTGACTCTTGCAAACAAAGGTCAAATGAAGGTGAGCTTCAAAGATCTTTTGACATTACTTGCAGGAAAGAAGCTTGATAGTTATGCAGACAAAATCACTGAATACTTTGATTTGATGGTTGCACAAGACTTTCTACCAAATTCACCAACAATGATGAATGCAGGAGGAAGACTAGGCCAACTATCTGCATGCTTTGTACTTGGAATGGAAGATGGAATGGAGCAAATCATGAAATCAACCTCTGATGCAGCATTAATCTTCAAGTCAGGTGGCGGTGTAGGAATAAACTATTCTGATCTTCGTGAAGAAGGCGATATTGTCGCATCCACTTCAGGAGTTGCATCAGGACCAGTATCCTTCATGAATATCATCAATACTGTGACTGAGGTAGTCAAACAAGGTGGAAAAAGACGAGGTGCAAACATGGGAATTATTGAAGCATGGCATCCAGATGTTGAAAAATTCATCACAAACAAAACAGAACCAGGCATTTTAGAGAACTTTAACGTCAGTGTTGGTATCTGGGAAGACTTTTGGCATGCACTGGTAAATACTTCTGATGGCAACTATGTTTTACGTAGTCCACGTGATAAAAAACCCGTAAAAGAAATCAATGCACACCAGCTAATTGATCTGATTGCACTTTCTGCATGGAAGAGCGCAGAACCAGGTTTGATCTTCTTTGATCAAATCAACAAATACAATGTATTTGCAAAAGCAAGAAAAGCACCACTAAGGGCAACAAACCCATGTGGTGAACAAAGTCTCTATCCATACGAGTCATGCAATCTAGGTTCTATCAATTTGGTAAATCTTGTAAAGAGACAAGCCGATGGAACTTATGAATTTGATTGGCAAAGATATGAAGAAACAATACGAAAGACAACACGATTCTTAGATAACATCATTGATGTCAACACATATCCAGTTCCAGAAATTAATGTAGCATCAAAAGAATCTAGACGTATTGGACTTGGAGTGATGGGAGTAGCTGATCTCTTGTACAAACTAAAGATCCCATACAATTCCCAAGAAGGATATGAACTACAATCAAAACTATCTGAAGCCCTTACGTACTATTCAATGGAGGAAAGTGTAGCACTTGCTAAATCTCGTGGTGAATTCCCGCTATGTTCTAAAACAGAATATCCAGAGGGTAAGATTCCTATTTCAGGATACTATGAGAAACCAAAATCAACCCATTCTTATGAATGGGATCCACTGATTGATAAAATCAAAAAACATGGAATCCGAAATGTCTTGACTACAACTGTAGCTCCAACTGGAACACTCTCAATGATTGCAGACTGTTCAAACGGAATGGAGCCTGCATTTGCTCTTGTATTTGAGAAGAGAGTAACTGTTGGAAGATTCTTCTATACTAACAAGATTCTAGAAGAAGCTCTCAAAGAAGCTGGTCTTTACAATGATGAAATTCTTGAAAAGATTGCAGACAACTATGGTTCATTGAAAGGATTAGATGAAATTCCTCAATGGATGCAGGATGTCTTTGTTACAGCAATGGATATACACTGGGCTGATCACCTTATGGCTCAAGGTGTATGGCAAGACTGGATTGGAAATGCAATTGCAAAAACAATCAACATGCCATATGATGTAACAGTAGAAGATGTAAAATCTGCATATCTGCTTGCACATGAAATAGGACTAAAAGGAATGACTGTTTATCGTGACGGTTCCAGACACAAACAAGTCCTTCACATGACAAGTGAGAATGCAACAAAGATCTTTGAGGTATCACCAAGTCCATACATGACTGCGTTTGTGACTGAAAATATCACAAATCCTTACATCAAATCCCAAGTCAATGCATCACTTGCATTAAAAGTTCATGACGAAGAAATCGCAATGGAGCCTCTAAAACATGAAGAGGTTTCAGAGGATCGTCTATGTCCAACATGTAAAAATGCCCTAGTCTTTGTAGAAGGTTGCAGTATTTGCATTGAATGTGGATACAGTGGTTGTACTTCTGGATAGATAACAGAATCACAACTTTTTTACTTCCTTTTTCATTTTGAGTTCATGTGGACAAGAAACTTGTAGGCATAATTGCAGGCATAGCAGTAATAATTGCAATTGGACTATCAGTTTTAGCAATACCAAACTCTGAAATCACCCCACAAAAAACTAATGAAAAAATTGGTCTTGTAATTAATTCCCCAAATCAATCAGTTACCCTACAAAGTTTAGATCAAATTTACTCCGAAGCTGCAAGCTCTGGAATTGGAAGAAGCAATGTGTATCTTTTTTGGAATTTAGTTGAACCAGTACGGGGAGAATTTGATTGGCAGCAATCAGACGCATTGATGAGTTT
It contains:
- a CDS encoding CHRD domain-containing protein, which gives rise to MQTKTNVLVFSLAAILSLSVVAMGELPQAIADKEHDDGEKKLKFKKKADFTADCAQVNTGVGTDWGCKASFWLDKKGENLKYKIRINNMDLTGWQTIDDVTDNVGKVHLHTDADGHVLNVWKAPIEDDAQMKAIPSKGILKGIYDDSDVTSDEDATAGNIGHHDTSKPLTANLDDLCNGSFFVMIHEAAGPGVLKGYLDTTKQGEKACNKLGF
- a CDS encoding rhomboid family intramembrane serine protease codes for the protein MFPLRDENPTAPGFRPTVTYGLIIINVIVFFIEVAYTGQFFDFTNQNAFNLFYNWGAVPSCITGSSVLNIDFGSGPISVSCPQEPYFSLLSSTFLHGGLMHLGGNMLFLWIFGDNIEYKFGKIKYLGIYLMWGVTAGLIHIAGDTSSAIPAVGASGAISGVLGAYLIIFPRAKIQTFLMMGFFWRMLHIQAKWFLPFWLVFQNLLPFFIGGFGVAGGGVAYLAHIGGFVVGLATGYLYKKTHNSEFTYGTRYGYRPDY
- a CDS encoding tautomerase family protein, which translates into the protein MPLITVSMYPGRTQEQKDEYAKAITKSAVEILKTKESHVIVVFEDNPKENWFLAGNQL
- a CDS encoding carbon-nitrogen hydrolase family protein, yielding MKAAVVQFKASTNKEDNLKKIVSYIEKAAAKNATLCAFPEFMMFYTNSSQTPKQLASLSEMINGNFVTTIANAAKKNNIQVVGSFYEKSRIKDRVYDTSFVVDKSGKVISKYRKIHLYDALGFRESDKMASGSKIAKPVKTDLGKIGMMICYDLRFPEMSRSLAVAGSEVLIAPSAWVKGHMKEEHWITINKTRAIENGCYVIAPDQVGNIYCGRSLVVDPYGKILLDMKKNQGIGFVKIDLNKVKQVRKDLPLLKNRRPDVYPTLKA
- a CDS encoding DNA topoisomerase; amino-acid sequence: MSLTQVPIKIVLVNSSLKKTSKRSSTRTVQVKKPVVRHIAKTTKSKTSIFKKEIIQYLDSNGYLSWSSKEKKYIILGTNSPKNGLVSCPQCNLGELMVIRSRTTRKRFMGCSNFYGGCKASSPLLQKARLRATKSPCDVCRWPMIIFRYSRNQKWTKQCSNFNCESRLVKPSK
- a CDS encoding thiolase domain-containing protein, which encodes MTFVEKVCVLGAGSTKYGKLSESIADITTQASVAAIDSAGISPKDIKASYISNVFGVADKQVHIGPVLMSRLGIPDKPSLTIESACGSGSVSFREAYANVAAGFYDCLLVTGVEKVTHTGTEWTTTYFAYCSDFFYEGQAGASFPGLFASMARAYLNEFNATEEDFAAVAVKNHDNGVLNPKAHMQKKITIEDVMNSAVVASPLKLYDCCPFSDGASSVILCSEKFAKEHGGDYVEVIGSGRGGSPAALQGREHMTTIPSTKIAAADAYKMAGITAKDVDFAEVHDCFTIAEVVDTEDLGFFEKGKGIQAVREGRTKLNSDISINPSGGLKSKGHPIGATGVGQVVEVFDQLTGKAGARTVKDAKIGLTHNFGATGASCAVHVFQSV
- a CDS encoding Zn-ribbon domain-containing OB-fold protein, whose product is MTIEEQLIEYAKQGKLVTHKCTKCGYLHLSTAYYCLKCGSQGFEDVVLDGAGTIATYTIITVAPAGFEKYTPYAFVVMKLDDSDLRISGFMAGIATPEDLPIGTKAKITGFEDGCGIIIKKQ
- the nrdD gene encoding anaerobic ribonucleoside-triphosphate reductase, whose protein sequence is MKMSDEDLELDIDVGLDEDDDDDLELESDLDSDSSPKRSGILQSTSKRVRMIFSVMASPNRIDILRILNSKGPLTYSELKSLAGFKSKKESGKFAYHLRKLLRQSLVALNKSERRYTITNLGKLVLSLARQIEERSIIESGKMYVRTSHQSIEEFNSHKIIQSLVREGSLPLELAQKITEEVENRIYKYQTTYLTGSLIREMVNSVLLEHGHEEYRNKLARLGLPVYDVQEMISNLDNVDNGAEGLLFNTGQKVFAEHLLTNILPKDVADSHLSGDLHITNPGIWSMIPDTIFVNVKELIEDGINLGGKYLDVSRIPASKQLDEITSSLSIVIALLSKEASQEVVIDGLVQLFTKHSKSLPELEQKLTDAFATASTTAKYNKTSTKVSIRLQLGTDTKIINSIINAYKNYTKITPIPKIGLIIDAEKGKITDVSESIAEIISIGGHVMFAKGQTSSSGVTNGSTKITAPLSINLESVSINLPRLAFESNKDETYFRARLALLMKPALASMALRKKEISDLTRRGLNPILAKNTQYMQRSSVSLVVNLVGLKESVFNILGFQDNKEGRDILHKVIETAVDVGAKKGKELGDTVAICMTETEASIRFATLDGEKYGKNSALNSMEGDSYSQGIVINASEIANLTNKSEPIAEANKLSKILSGGLLVTLQIDSDAKVADIKKALEKTSSLTTSFKPVRKIAICGECGFKDEPFEDKCPKCKSPYVV
- a CDS encoding adenosylcobalamin-dependent ribonucleoside-diphosphate reductase, whose protein sequence is MDNSQIENTISEIRKRSGAVTAFNQNKISNAIFRALAATSKADRGMADQLAENVVNKLVEQGFTSSRTPTVEDIQDIVESTLIDSGNSDIAKAYIVYRHERRKLREEKMKVLNLKTLDPVSKKFDLNCLRVLASRYLFRNSKNEIIESPTQMFERVAILVGIGDILYDSQVFDKSGNIKQDVEEANSYLEKLDAFDYKFKVGNYFFNKWHFRSLINHYVTLANKGQMKVSFKDLLTLLAGKKLDSYADKITEYFDLMVAQDFLPNSPTMMNAGGRLGQLSACFVLGMEDGMEQIMKSTSDAALIFKSGGGVGINYSDLREEGDIVASTSGVASGPVSFMNIINTVTEVVKQGGKRRGANMGIIEAWHPDVEKFITNKTEPGILENFNVSVGIWEDFWHALVNTSDGNYVLRSPRDKKPVKEINAHQLIDLIALSAWKSAEPGLIFFDQINKYNVFAKARKAPLRATNPCGEQSLYPYESCNLGSINLVNLVKRQADGTYEFDWQRYEETIRKTTRFLDNIIDVNTYPVPEINVASKESRRIGLGVMGVADLLYKLKIPYNSQEGYELQSKLSEALTYYSMEESVALAKSRGEFPLCSKTEYPEGKIPISGYYEKPKSTHSYEWDPLIDKIKKHGIRNVLTTTVAPTGTLSMIADCSNGMEPAFALVFEKRVTVGRFFYTNKILEEALKEAGLYNDEILEKIADNYGSLKGLDEIPQWMQDVFVTAMDIHWADHLMAQGVWQDWIGNAIAKTINMPYDVTVEDVKSAYLLAHEIGLKGMTVYRDGSRHKQVLHMTSENATKIFEVSPSPYMTAFVTENITNPYIKSQVNASLALKVHDEEIAMEPLKHEEVSEDRLCPTCKNALVFVEGCSICIECGYSGCTSG